From a single Stomoxys calcitrans chromosome 4, idStoCalc2.1, whole genome shotgun sequence genomic region:
- the LOC106087901 gene encoding mitochondrial tRNA-specific 2-thiouridylase 1 isoform X2, with protein MRNWDEFDELGRCSGEKDLLDAEYACNKLGIELKQVNYVKQYWNSVFTSFLEDYEIGLTPNPDILCNKHIKFDLFYNYALYNLQNNAIATGHYAKTNFGPFLEKYQQNEDIRLLIPKDTFKDQTFFLSGIKRHTLRRTMFPLANFLKAEVKELAIKCGLERLTQKKESTGLCFVGKRDFKEFIKEYIKSKPGDFVDIDTNLVVGHHEGIHQWTIGQRCRLHSFLKPYYVAQKDVTNNTIYVAAGHENPALYSNQIIASNANWFSSNAFEQTINGVLKCRFRFQHTKPLVNCSIYRRQSAKSAQDLIIELDKPLRAITPGQYAVFYSDTDCIGSARILSARNFKAKPQTREIMEN; from the exons ATGAGAAATTGGGATGAGTTCGATGAATTAGGACGATGTTCAGGCGAAAAAGATTTATTAGACGCAGAATATGCATGTAACAAACTGGGAATTGAACTAAAGCAAGTCAATTATGTAAAACAATATTGGAACTCAGTGTTCAC GAGTTTTTTGGAGGACTATGAAATTGGCCTGACCCCAAATCCGGATATTTTGTGTAATAAACATAttaaatttgatttgttttataaTTATGCACTTTATAACCTGCAGAATAATGCTATTGCTACCGGTCACTATGCAAAAACAAACTTTGGGCCATTTTTGGAAAAGTATCAGCAGAATGAAG ATATACGTTTACTTATACCAAAGGACACATTTAAGGATCAAACCTTTTTTCTCTCAGGCATAAAACGGCATACCTTAAGGAGAACAATGTTTCCTTTAGCCAATTTTTTGAAAGCTGAGGTTAAAGAACTCGCCATAAAGTGTGGTTTAGAGCGATTGACACAGAAAAAAGAGAGTACTGGCTTATGTTTTGTGGGTAAAAGAGATTTCAAGGAATTCATAAAAGAG TATATAAAATCCAAACCAGgcgattttgttgatattgatACTAATCTAGTGGTGGGTCATCACGAAGGCATTCACCAATGGACCATAGGGCAACGCTGCCGCCTTCACTCCTTTCTCAAACCTTATTATGTAGCACAaaaagatgttacaaacaacaCCATTTATGTAGCTGCTGGTCATGAAAATCCTGCCTTATATTCCAACCAAATTATTGCCTCAAATGCCAATTGGTTTTCTTCAAATGCATTTGAACAAACAATCAATGGTGTGCTGAAGTGTCGTTTTCGTTTTCAGCATACAAAACCTTTGGTGAACTGTAGTATTTATCGAAGACAATCTGCAAAGAGCGCTCAAGACTTAATTATAGAACTTGACAAGCCCTTGCGAGCCATAACCCCAGGACAATATGCGGTGTTTTATAGTGATACTGATTGTATAGGTTCTGCGAGAATATTAAGTGCCAGAAATTTTAAAGCTAAACCTCAAACAAGAGAAATTATGGAAAATTAA
- the LOC106087901 gene encoding mitochondrial tRNA-specific 2-thiouridylase 1 isoform X1 — protein sequence MFRKVAVGISGGVDSAVSAFLLKEHGYEVLGVFMRNWDEFDELGRCSGEKDLLDAEYACNKLGIELKQVNYVKQYWNSVFTSFLEDYEIGLTPNPDILCNKHIKFDLFYNYALYNLQNNAIATGHYAKTNFGPFLEKYQQNEDIRLLIPKDTFKDQTFFLSGIKRHTLRRTMFPLANFLKAEVKELAIKCGLERLTQKKESTGLCFVGKRDFKEFIKEYIKSKPGDFVDIDTNLVVGHHEGIHQWTIGQRCRLHSFLKPYYVAQKDVTNNTIYVAAGHENPALYSNQIIASNANWFSSNAFEQTINGVLKCRFRFQHTKPLVNCSIYRRQSAKSAQDLIIELDKPLRAITPGQYAVFYSDTDCIGSARILSARNFKAKPQTREIMEN from the exons ATGTTTAGAAAGGTGGCTGTTGGTATATCAGGAGGAGTTGACAGTGCCGTCAGTGCTTTTCTGCTGAAAGAGCATG GTTATGAGGTACTTGGAGTCTTTATGAGAAATTGGGATGAGTTCGATGAATTAGGACGATGTTCAGGCGAAAAAGATTTATTAGACGCAGAATATGCATGTAACAAACTGGGAATTGAACTAAAGCAAGTCAATTATGTAAAACAATATTGGAACTCAGTGTTCAC GAGTTTTTTGGAGGACTATGAAATTGGCCTGACCCCAAATCCGGATATTTTGTGTAATAAACATAttaaatttgatttgttttataaTTATGCACTTTATAACCTGCAGAATAATGCTATTGCTACCGGTCACTATGCAAAAACAAACTTTGGGCCATTTTTGGAAAAGTATCAGCAGAATGAAG ATATACGTTTACTTATACCAAAGGACACATTTAAGGATCAAACCTTTTTTCTCTCAGGCATAAAACGGCATACCTTAAGGAGAACAATGTTTCCTTTAGCCAATTTTTTGAAAGCTGAGGTTAAAGAACTCGCCATAAAGTGTGGTTTAGAGCGATTGACACAGAAAAAAGAGAGTACTGGCTTATGTTTTGTGGGTAAAAGAGATTTCAAGGAATTCATAAAAGAG TATATAAAATCCAAACCAGgcgattttgttgatattgatACTAATCTAGTGGTGGGTCATCACGAAGGCATTCACCAATGGACCATAGGGCAACGCTGCCGCCTTCACTCCTTTCTCAAACCTTATTATGTAGCACAaaaagatgttacaaacaacaCCATTTATGTAGCTGCTGGTCATGAAAATCCTGCCTTATATTCCAACCAAATTATTGCCTCAAATGCCAATTGGTTTTCTTCAAATGCATTTGAACAAACAATCAATGGTGTGCTGAAGTGTCGTTTTCGTTTTCAGCATACAAAACCTTTGGTGAACTGTAGTATTTATCGAAGACAATCTGCAAAGAGCGCTCAAGACTTAATTATAGAACTTGACAAGCCCTTGCGAGCCATAACCCCAGGACAATATGCGGTGTTTTATAGTGATACTGATTGTATAGGTTCTGCGAGAATATTAAGTGCCAGAAATTTTAAAGCTAAACCTCAAACAAGAGAAATTATGGAAAATTAA